The nucleotide window GACATCTTCTCTTAAATGAGTATGTGGTCACAAGATAGGTGCACTTGTGCCTATAAAAGTTTGAAAGAAAGGatttaagatatatatatatatatatatatatatatatttttaataattgtaaAATATGCaagccaaaaaaattaatgcatCTGGTGAAAGGGATGGTAAGGGAGGCCTAAGGTCCTGATTCAGTAGAAAGATATAGATCTGTTCAATAATCCTCCCTTGTATAATGCATAAGGTTAATCACTGTCCTTACATGACATTTTTTGAATATAATGTAGTTAAATATTTGATGATTGGTCAGTTTAGAAGTACTCTTCTTGTTAGTATAAAGGGAGGAGATCCCCCCTATGCAACACTGTTTTGACAATGTTGGTTTTATGACTTGTTGCAGTTACTTTATAAAGCTTCTTTTGGATAAAAAATATGCCTTACCATATCGCGTACTCGATGCTGTTGTTGCACATTTTATGAGATTCTTGGAGGAAACAAGGCTAATGCCTGTTATATGGCACCAGTCACTTCTTACATTTGTGCAAAGGTgagcaatttttttaaaagtttctTCCTTGCCTAAATGAGGGATGTCTTAAgggttcttgattttttttattttttcttattgtctTTTTCATCATATACAGTTTACCGTGCATCATTCTTGTAGGTACAAAAACGAATTACAAAAGGAGGATAAAGATAATCTTAGAAATCTTcttgaaaagcaaaagcacTATTTGGTAGGAGCATTTTCTCTAGAAAGAGTTTGATTTATATAACTTTGTGGCAATATGTAATCCCTATTCCGTGATTTGATTGTAGGTAACCCCTGAAATAAGAAGGGAACTAGATCATAGCCGCAAtcgtggagagagagaggatgatcTTATGTCAATCgatatccttttcttttttgctttgtgTTTTCATTTGCTTCACAGTAGTCAACTTTTTTCGTAGTGCTTCTAAAATCTAACTTTTTTGGACAATGAGCTGGAAATGGCATGTGATCACGCAAATGCCATATTAGCATTGAATTCTAAGAGTACATTAAAACGAAGAAAATATTGTGTGTTCCCCTTGACTTTACATACCATATCCAGTTGGTGTGATCAATAAACCTTTTGAAGAGGATTTGTCTGACATTCCAGAGGTGCCTATGGAGGATGACTAGTTTATCGCTCGGTATGATGCTTGTATATGCTgcacttttaattttttttatgttttttctaTTGTGAAGTGGTGGATCCGAAATTCATTAATCTGTTGCAGGCTGAGTTGGCCGAAGGAATCTCCTATTAGGAGCAAATGCAATGGTTTGACATCAGAATTGAAGCATTTTGGGAGCAGGGTTTACTTACTAGATAGTTATacaagctttttttttcttttctttttttttttttgtattttttttttcaaacagcTTCTAGTAATTATATAAATCCGGATATTCATGAGTGATgtactttttaaaatattgtggTTGAAAATTGAAGTTGAGACCACAATTTGAAGGAACAAAAGATTTACATTGTCATATTTGCTCCCCTGTTCGAGGCCACATTATTTATATCCCGATGCAATTTTATTAATACTAGTCCAGAAAAACAAATGatgcttatttatttttcattatctCAATgggtaaattttattttctgttccCTGTTTTTATGTTACTTGGGGTTTCATGTCTTTGACTCACCCTCCTTACCACATTGTAGGCCTATTGACTGTGAACCTTTGTGTTCGGCTCTGTCCAGGTTTTATACTGCTAGGGTTAAATTGAACGTGCATTTTGGTTCGAACTGAACTCGAACCAAAgtacaattaatttggttCGATTCAATTCGGTCTAATTAAAAATGGCCTAAATTGTTCATTGCTATTATTATGTTGAGTTGATATTAATTATTGAATATCAAAACTTTAAATTCTCTAATCATTTGAATTGGAGATCACTTCTCTCTCAAGATTTTAGGGACGGAGCTGTATTAAGGTTAGGGGTGGCCTTGGCCCCTCTCACCACAAATCAATATTtgtcaaaattatatttcaatATGAATATCGTAGTAAAATCtttatgaaagaaaatcaTTCATTTCAATTTGATACTCTTGTAGGTAATAATTTACTCAataggccaaaaaagtatataaCTAAACTCTGTGTTTGAAGTTTTGGCCTCCCGAATATAAAATCCTAGTTCCGTCCAGTAAAGAAGTTTTATCAACTATTCATGACATAAAATTCTTTAGATGTATATAAgagaatatttatataatttattgtaGATATAAAAGCAGAGACCTCAAACGATGAAATCAAAAAccccctctctttttttaatccaAACCTAAAATACTATTTACTTAACAAACATATTAAAACACCACTCTATTgtcttttaagtttttttatattttcatatatacCTATACCTATATATTTACCTAATTAAAGGCAAAAggtcaataaaataaaaatcgatccttaaataaattggtttacTTTAGTTATACTAGTTTGATTGCCTTTCAAACAACCacaacaacccaaaaaaaaaaaaaaaaaactaactaGTTTGATTGCCTAAATGGAATATTTCGACCAATAATGGAGAGAACATTTCGGTCAATAACCCAACATTGTTACATTGAAGCCGGACCGACCGACCCAGCCGGTCTAGTTGGGAAAACCGAAAAACTCGGCGCTCTCAGGCTTAACATATAAATCCCTACGATTCTCCAAAATCCCTAAAAAGCTCGCGCGTTCAACAGGTATCATCTTCCACACCGAGTCCTCCTATTTTCACAAGAATTCTTCTTTGTTTGGGGTTTTGCGAATACTATATATAAACATCTATTTTTCACAACATAAAACTTCCACACTAACAGAATCTTTCGGATATTTAGTTGATAAAGAGAagtaaattgaattgaatcagAGAGCTTAAGGGTTTTTGAAGAGAAGCGAAGATGGGAGAGCGTAAGGTTCTGAACAAGTACTATCCACCGGACTTCGACCCATCGAAGCTGCCCAGAATTAGGAGGCCCAAGAATCAACAGATAAAGGTGCGGATGATGCTTCCCATGAGCATTCGCTGCAATACTTGTGGCAATTACATCTACAAAGGCACCAAATTCAATTCTCGCAAAGAAGATGTCGTCGGAGAGGTACTTCGTTGATCAGTAGGGTTTCTAATTGCATAGCCTAGCTCACCTTGATTTGATTTCtaaggtttttctttttgttttaactCATAATTGGCATGCTTGTTATTTTAGAACAATCGTCTTGGCCTTTTGGGCATTTGGTGTTTgattatttcttttggtttgacACGATATTTGTTATGTTCTGTGGACTGACTTATTAATGTTTTTATCATTTGCAGACATATTTGGGAATTCAAATATTTAGATTTTACTTCAAATGTACCAAGTGCTCCGCTGAGCTCGCGATGAAGACAGACCCACAGAATTCAGACTATGTTGTTGAGGCCGGTGCTACACGAAATTTTGAACCCTGGCGCAATGAGGATGAGGtaaaagagaagcaaaagaaaaaaggataaCTTTCAACTTACCGCATTGTTTCGTGTTTTCAGATTCCCTTATACTGTGATCACTGATCAACATTGTTTAACGgctcaatatatattttcttttcaggaATTAGATaaggagaaacaaaaaagggagTCTGAAGAAATGGGAGATGCGATGAAATCCTTGGAGAACAGAACCCAGGATTCCAAAAGAGAGATGGACATCATGGCTGCTTTGGATGAGATGAAGTCCATGAAGGTAGGTGCCTGACTAGTGTATCTTGTGACAAGGTCATCAAATTTGATGCTTTGTAACTTGAATAGATGGATAGATAATGTAGTGGATGTGATGTAATTATACAGTTCTGCAACTAAATTGTAGTGCATCACATTTGCGTTTATGtaaatatgtatatgtataatacGTTATGTAGTATTCAATTCCTTTGTGTCGGCTGCAAGTCAGTATCCTCTAATACTAATACAATGTTTGTGGTTTCCAGGCCAGACATTTTAATGTGAGTGTGGATGATATGTTGGAGGCTTTGAAACATACAGCTGCTTTAAAGGTACAAAATTATGCACTTTTTATATCTAGACCAGTTTAAACCCAATAAATACAGacgcatgtatatatatggtaTTGCTCCCTGTCCAGTGTCATGTATTGTATGATGTATACATGCGAATCTCTTTTGATATTATTATGCAAACACATATAGGACCATGGTTCCTGAAGTCTGTGACGTTGTGGTTTCCATGAATTTGTTACAACATCATGTAATTCAGGgtacaataataatataatcaaAAAATTTGATAGGGAACTTCTAAAGCCCGCGTATTATAATGAGTTGGTTGACTGTCTTTtttattaagaaagaaaaaagaagctgCACTTAATTAAAAGTGAGTTGAATTATCTTCTTGTTCCGAACCCAGTCAATGGATAAACCAAAATACCTGATGTAATCAGCTTATTCAAATGAGATACATCACCTAGGGAGGTGAATTTGAAGGAGTGAAGAGTTTTATTATATACATGCGTTTGTTCTTCTGGAAGCATGTTTTGTGCATTCATTGCTATCTTCAACTTACTCTGCTACCTGTTTAGTCTCAGTTTTATCATTTAGTTTTgaatgtaataaaatattgatgtGCTGACAGGAGAAAATGATTGAAGAGGAGGATGAAGCAGCCTTAAAATCAGTACTATTCCATGTTAGTATTGACGTACTACCTTTGTTTTATGTTCAGCTtaattctgtttctttttcccaTTCTTTATTGTGGGCTGTTTGTTTCTAATGcgacctttctttttttgttttcaaaaaaatttatgcagAACTCAAAAGATTTTGTTCGAAG belongs to Prunus persica cultivar Lovell chromosome G4, Prunus_persica_NCBIv2, whole genome shotgun sequence and includes:
- the LOC18778401 gene encoding coiled-coil domain-containing protein 94 homolog translates to MGERKVLNKYYPPDFDPSKLPRIRRPKNQQIKVRMMLPMSIRCNTCGNYIYKGTKFNSRKEDVVGETYLGIQIFRFYFKCTKCSAELAMKTDPQNSDYVVEAGATRNFEPWRNEDEELDKEKQKRESEEMGDAMKSLENRTQDSKREMDIMAALDEMKSMKARHFNVSVDDMLEALKHTAALKEKMIEEEDEAALKSVLFHNSKDFVRRVPDEDIEPLSGNGETSDHNFKRPKLTQDAPSNPTDWLTKSSIFNISSKRGNQNGSEAPTDAKFTLKSSTVRVSIVKKPVVAEGNKSAEGEDKKQLGEEVQNSTKPNDEKQEGENKTNVTSNVLQSLCQNYDSDDE